CCTTCCTGTAAAGagattcttttcatttttttttttgtcttctttCTTTCACTCAATTACCATTTTCAGTTatacaataattatatattaatcaATGCCTAATCCCTTGTCCTTGTATATATATTAAGGAGACATCTAAACGACATTATATATAGTGGTGTTGACTGCTGATTACTGATTAGCAacctaatttaatttgatgaagtccttattaataactatttattcAAGTTGAAGAAATGTGGTGGAAAACAGTTCCAATAATCAGACTAAGAATGTTGGACTACGCATGTGACTATCACAAATTAAACCATTTTTTATCTTGATATTGTATAGCAGTGTGTGAAAAATAGACATATTGAATAGAAGTATttaacagaaaattaaaaattgacaataaattatatttttatggataataaaaaatatttttctacaaTACGTTTTCTATAAATTATACTTTtctgaataaaaaaatattttcttctaCAATACGCTTTTGACAAATTGTTTGTGTCACATGCATCTTTATAAATTTGTTAAACACTAAATCAACTAATTTTTAAGTGATTTACAAATACtaaaacaatatataaaaaaatagtggATAcgcaataaaaattttataattatttttatgtgaaaatattttattttcaccattaataataaattataaaatttgattttgatagATTATAAAAATGttacttttatttaaaatgtgactacataaataaattacactttTAACAGAAAATTTTATGAGAAGATAGTTTTACTATCTTGATGGGAGTAGAAGCCAAAAAAATTAGCCCAAATTAAATCCTCTATGTTTTTGTAGCCTACCAATAATATCAAagcaagaaataaaaaaaagttgagCACCTAACTAGCTAGCTCTTGGAAAGCCATGAAAACGCCTATTTTAACATcttcaatttttaattaaacTCTGACGttcaaattattatatttaacatCCACACTACTACACACATGAAATACCGACGGCTACATCAACAGCCACTACAGATTATCGATGGTCTAACTGTTGATAAAATAATGAAGACGTTGCTAAACTtgaaatagtttttttttttttttttttttttttgaggtatAAGATTACTGACGACATGGCCGTTTATATATAATCTTTAGCACCGCCTTGACGCATTTCTCGCACAATAAAATTATCCACGTAAATGACTTGCCGTTGATAAGCATTtaacatttaaaaatttattttatttatataattaatattttttttttggtgactatataattaataattaatttacctACTTCGTctctgacaaaaaaaaaattaaaattatttttataataacgATAATAATGTTtaacgaaaaaaaattatttacgtgtcaataaaatattataacGGGTTAGTCTTATGCCGTctgtaataaaattttaaattaatgtatgactctaaaaataaaaattaatttataaaaaatatattatatgaccaatattttatatatttaaatcaatatCAATCAACACTTTGTTCTTTATCTTAAAAGTGTTCGTTTATGAGCTTTACACTAAAAGCTATGTGGGTAAGAGCATTAGAAATgcttgatttaatttaattttattttaggttctataaaatagtatataaatatttataggattatatatatatatatatatatatatatatatatatatatatatatatatataataatttaatataaattttatcaCTTTAatacttaattttattttaatttagacttaaattatttttagttatttcaaataattttaattaaattataaaaatttaagtaaaataaaaaataaaattataaaataataactatataccatatttaaaagatattatatattaaaaaaatttacaatgaaaaattataattttgtaaatataaaaattgaaaattttgtatatttaaattgaaaaaaaattaaaattttgtaaataattGAGAAAATAACTTTCGTTAAATTGATTTGGATTATTTCTTTACTAAActaataagataataaaaaaatagagtgATAAAATAGAGGTGTATAATTGAATACatctaatttatttgaatatattttgattagatttttgttataatgttataataaataatattataatgttCATTTAATAAAGATATAATAGATTATACAAGTGGTACTATTTCactcatttatttttaaaatgatctatttattaatatcaatatcatttgaaaaataatatccaatacaaattttaattttaaatcatttcaattattataaaaataaaaaataatactcaAAATTAATCCCATTGAAATTGCTTTAATGTACATAATCAGTTGTTATCTCTTAATCAAGGAAGAGACAAAAGGTTTAAGGGTTTAACTGGCCATAGGGACCACCCATTTGATGGACACTGAGGCCCCATTTGCATGTGCACCAAATGGAAAATTTCAGTAAGCTAAGATTAAAAGCATGCGTTTGTGATCATTTCTTGATTAGAAAAGGTATCTATAATTTAAATTGTGGTCAATTATATATAGTTTGTAATTAGATATGGCTGAATAGACACCTAATTAATATGAGGGCCAACGTGAAGTAGCACTAGAATTCAAAGGTAattaatcaaaatcaaattgtcTTTCATTGCTTTAATTTGCAAGTATAATCAAGACACTATAACTTCCTTAATTATAGCCTGAGATGAGAAATTTAAACACACAGTGTTTTGACTTTTGAGTCACGTATTACCTTGTAAGAATATatagataataaatataattggAATGAGAGAAGCAAAAACTCAAAGTCTATCCATGCAAGTAAAACATGATGACAAACTTACCCTTCAGTGCTTGTGCTATTTGAAgtgcttattattcttttgaaaATAGACCTATACTTTTTCTTTGAGAGAGGGAAACAGCGAGGGAGAGAGAGAATCTAGCTTACCCTGGATCCATTATTCCAAAGGGACGTGACACggacaaattaaaatatatatgtactatatattattttattttcacaaACTTTATAAGAAATAATTTTTGGACAATGCTATAATAAttaagttttaatgcaattcatatgctaagaaaatgcaaTATGACTCATCCTTTAATAATAACTTTCACTTTTTCTACTTACATGATAATAATCAAGAACAAGAATAACATAACAGACTTAACAGTATCAACTTCTCTCCCTGTTATGCTAataaattattgattaaatGAGTATCTGGAAACAGCAACTTCAAATTATATTGGTGAGTTCTATGGCAACATTACAATGCTTCATTTAAATCATTGCTCATCAATAATAATGATACAAAAGGCATTGCCATGCCATAATAATGGACCATGGACATCAATCTATATACAATTACAACACCAAATATGAACCCGAAAATGTTAAAATAAGTAACAAGTAATTATTACTCTTAGTCCTTAATTAAGTCCTCTTGTTAATATCTGATAATTGAGGTTAAGGACTCAAAAGCAACTTCATCACAGGGAATGGTGAGTCCCATGTCATGGTTGAAACCAAACTCCTCTTCAGCTCTTTGGAGAAGAATTTGAAACCGTGGATGAGCAAGCCATGATATTGGAACAATGTACCTGCTTCTGTTCTCACCAACATACACTGCAAAATGACCTTTTGGTACATCATCAGGGAGACCCTCTTCATTATTATTATGCTTCATTCCAAAACTTGAACACCTCTTCAGAATCTGCTTTAGAACAACCGCTTGTGCAACCTTATTGGATTTTCTGTTTGACATTCTCTTGCTTCTTCAAACACCCTTAACTAGACATACAAGAGAGAAGTGTGTGGGTGGAATTTATTTGGGTACAATCAATTGGTATTTATGCTCACATAGGAATAGGATCAACAATAATATATCGCTTCCGACACTTATTATTAGGCTCAAAATAAAACTGCAAGTATAGTATTAGTCAATCGagtatttgtacaatgtgtattgggttatttatttaatttaatatgagttaaaaaatgaatatctaAGATAAAATATTACCAATTTTTCAAAcacaatatatttatattatctAGAATAACTATCCGGataccaaaaataataaacatctgATTTCCCTAAATTCCTGAATTTGaatcctctaaattttgaatcaCTTTAGaaagtaaagtgtgatctcttaCTATTTATTTCATAAGTgg
The genomic region above belongs to Arachis stenosperma cultivar V10309 chromosome 5, arast.V10309.gnm1.PFL2, whole genome shotgun sequence and contains:
- the LOC130983106 gene encoding protein SMALL AUXIN UP-REGULATED RNA 12-like, with protein sequence MSNRKSNKVAQAVVLKQILKRCSSFGMKHNNNEEGLPDDVPKGHFAVYVGENRSRYIVPISWLAHPRFQILLQRAEEEFGFNHDMGLTIPCDEVAFESLTSIIRY